The proteins below come from a single Dehalococcoidia bacterium genomic window:
- a CDS encoding glycosyltransferase family 2 protein produces MPSVEIVIPVYNEEKALPGSIAQLRAFLIERFSYPWRIVIADNASVDRTPEVGRALAAEHADVHYLRLEQKGRGRALRAAWLASTADILSYMDVDLSTNLNAFPPLIDAIVTRGYDLAIGSRLMPASRTTRSLKREVISRGYNLLIKVLFWNHFSDAQCGFKAITRQAAHELLPLVEDESWFFDTELLLRAEQHGYRIAEVPVEWIEDLDSRVNIIRTAIDDVRGLLRVRFGPAPPLRRS; encoded by the coding sequence ATGCCCTCGGTCGAGATCGTCATTCCCGTTTACAACGAAGAGAAAGCGCTGCCGGGGAGCATCGCGCAGCTGCGGGCGTTTCTCATTGAGCGCTTTTCCTACCCGTGGCGGATCGTCATCGCGGACAACGCCTCGGTCGACCGCACCCCTGAAGTCGGCAGAGCGCTCGCCGCTGAGCACGCCGATGTTCACTACCTTCGCCTTGAGCAGAAAGGCCGCGGACGCGCTCTTCGCGCAGCATGGCTCGCGTCCACTGCCGACATCCTCTCTTATATGGATGTCGACCTCTCGACCAATCTGAACGCCTTTCCTCCGCTCATTGACGCCATCGTCACCCGCGGCTACGACCTCGCCATCGGCTCTCGGCTAATGCCGGCCTCGCGCACCACCCGCTCGCTGAAGCGCGAAGTGATCTCGCGAGGCTACAACCTGCTGATCAAGGTGCTCTTCTGGAACCACTTCTCGGATGCGCAGTGCGGCTTCAAGGCGATCACCCGGCAGGCGGCGCACGAGCTGCTGCCCCTTGTCGAAGACGAGAGCTGGTTCTTCGATACGGAGCTGCTGCTCCGCGCGGAGCAGCACGGCTACCGGATCGCAGAGGTGCCGGTCGAATGGATCGAAGATCTCGATAGCCGCGTCAACATCATCCGCACTGCGATCGACGACGTGCGGGGGCT
- the tmk gene encoding dTMP kinase, with protein MAGCFIALEGLDGAGTTTQCALLADALRRRGHAVLATREPTDRPIGELLRRFLSGSLPLAPATVALLFAADRLEHLQRDIAPALEAGAVVVSDRSLLSSLAYQSIDLPVEWVAAINRWADHPALTVFLDVPPEVCLARLLQRGRPPEQYERLDRLRAVARAYQRARDAARLAGAAVRVVDGSADPATVHRAVLTAVAPFVSAGAKGDL; from the coding sequence ATGGCGGGCTGCTTCATCGCTCTCGAGGGGCTCGACGGCGCTGGGACGACAACCCAATGCGCGCTCTTGGCCGATGCGCTTCGTCGCCGCGGCCACGCGGTGCTCGCAACGCGGGAGCCGACCGACCGGCCGATTGGCGAGCTCCTCCGCCGCTTCCTGAGCGGTTCGCTTCCGCTCGCGCCGGCGACCGTGGCGCTGCTGTTTGCGGCCGACCGGCTTGAGCATCTGCAGCGCGACATCGCCCCCGCTCTCGAAGCGGGCGCGGTTGTGGTCAGCGACCGCTCCCTGCTCTCATCGCTCGCCTACCAGAGCATCGACCTCCCCGTCGAGTGGGTCGCTGCGATCAATCGCTGGGCTGATCACCCCGCCCTCACCGTCTTTCTCGACGTGCCGCCGGAGGTCTGCCTCGCGCGGCTCCTCCAGCGGGGCCGCCCCCCCGAACAGTATGAGCGGCTCGATCGGCTACGCGCGGTGGCGCGGGCGTATCAGCGCGCCCGCGACGCCGCCCGCCTTGCCGGCGCTGCGGTGCGCGTGGTCGACGGCAGCGCTGACCCGGCGACCGTGCACCGCGCTGTGCTCACGGCGGTTGCTCCCTTCGTCTCCGCGGGAGCGAAGGGCGACCTATAA
- the purH gene encoding bifunctional phosphoribosylaminoimidazolecarboxamide formyltransferase/IMP cyclohydrolase: MRAILSVSNKHGIVEFARGLQELGFDLYSTGGTKRALSDAGVAVRSVSDLTGFPEILEGRVKTLHPNIHGGLLARRRVASDLEEIARHGIAPLDLVCVNLYPFAETVASPDVELEAALEQIDIGGPTLLRAAAKNHPDVIVVCDPADYDRVLAGLRDGGLDLAVRRQLAAKAFQHTAAYDTVIAHYLRGDAERFPQQLTIALEKVRTLRYGENPHQQAAFYRELSPAPRGLRITNARQLHGAELSFNNILDADAALSAVADFIAPTVAIVKHTNPCGLATRPILAEAYQRAFEGDMVSAYGGIVALNRAVDADTARLMAETFYEVIIAPAFTPEALAILKKKRNLRLLEVGDWLVQPPPRRPVAGDEWQRLVAEAHERSQPPAGHLPLEYDLRRVSGGLLVQTRDAVPVDPLDLKVVSARRPTLEELTDLLFAWRVCRHIKSNAIVLAKDLMMVGMGAGQPNRVTSVAIALERAGDRAPGSVLASDAFFPFPDGVERAAKGGVTAIIQPGGSIRDDEVIKTVNHYGMAMVFTGMRHFRH; this comes from the coding sequence ATGCGCGCCATTCTTAGCGTCTCCAACAAGCACGGGATTGTCGAGTTTGCCCGCGGCCTCCAGGAGCTCGGGTTCGACCTCTACTCCACGGGCGGCACCAAACGCGCGCTCAGCGACGCCGGCGTGGCGGTCCGGTCGGTCAGCGACCTTACCGGCTTCCCTGAGATCCTCGAGGGACGGGTCAAGACCCTCCATCCGAACATCCACGGCGGCCTGCTGGCGCGGCGGCGCGTCGCGAGCGACCTGGAGGAGATCGCTCGTCACGGCATTGCTCCCCTCGACCTAGTCTGCGTCAACCTGTACCCGTTCGCCGAGACCGTCGCCTCTCCCGACGTCGAGCTGGAAGCGGCGCTCGAGCAGATCGACATCGGCGGCCCCACACTGCTCCGCGCTGCCGCGAAGAATCATCCGGACGTGATTGTCGTCTGCGACCCCGCAGACTACGACCGCGTTCTCGCAGGGCTGCGTGACGGCGGGCTCGACCTCGCCGTTCGCCGTCAGCTGGCGGCGAAGGCCTTCCAGCATACGGCCGCGTACGATACCGTGATTGCGCACTACCTCCGCGGCGATGCCGAGCGCTTTCCCCAGCAGCTCACCATTGCCCTCGAAAAGGTGCGCACGCTCCGCTACGGGGAGAACCCGCATCAGCAGGCAGCGTTCTATCGCGAACTGTCGCCGGCGCCGCGCGGCCTGCGCATCACCAACGCGCGTCAGCTTCACGGAGCGGAGCTGTCGTTCAACAACATTCTCGACGCCGACGCGGCGCTGAGCGCCGTCGCCGACTTCATTGCGCCGACGGTCGCTATTGTCAAGCACACCAACCCCTGCGGCCTAGCGACGCGGCCGATCCTCGCCGAAGCCTATCAGCGCGCCTTTGAGGGGGATATGGTCTCGGCGTACGGCGGCATCGTCGCGCTCAACCGCGCGGTCGATGCCGACACGGCGCGGCTGATGGCCGAGACGTTCTACGAAGTGATTATCGCGCCCGCATTTACCCCGGAAGCGCTCGCCATCCTGAAGAAGAAGCGTAACCTGCGGCTGCTCGAAGTCGGCGATTGGCTGGTGCAGCCGCCGCCCCGGCGTCCTGTCGCGGGCGACGAGTGGCAGCGCCTCGTCGCCGAGGCGCATGAGCGTTCGCAGCCCCCCGCCGGTCATCTCCCGCTCGAGTACGACCTCCGCCGCGTCAGCGGAGGCCTGCTCGTGCAGACGCGGGATGCGGTCCCTGTCGACCCGCTCGATCTCAAAGTTGTCTCTGCGCGGCGCCCGACACTCGAGGAGCTGACCGATCTTCTCTTCGCGTGGCGGGTCTGCCGCCATATCAAGTCGAACGCCATCGTCCTTGCGAAAGACCTCATGATGGTCGGAATGGGCGCCGGCCAGCCGAACCGCGTCACCTCGGTGGCGATTGCGCTCGAGCGCGCCGGCGACCGCGCCCCCGGCTCGGTGCTCGCTTCAGACGCGTTCTTCCCCTTCCCCGACGGAGTCGAACGGGCAGCCAAAGGTGGGGTTACCGCCATCATTCAGCCGGGCGGATCGATCCGCGATGATGAGGTCATCAAGACCGTCAATCACTACGGCATGGCGATGGTGTTCACGGGCATGCGTCACTTTCGCCACTAG
- the purN gene encoding phosphoribosylglycinamide formyltransferase: protein MSRIGVLVSGRGSNLQALLNAQAAGQLGGEIVVVISNHAGVPALERAAAAGVPTVVHERAAFPSRKAQHLAICETLLSYGVEIVVLAGFDRILHPEVVRQFAGRILNVHPSLLPAFAGGLHAQADALEYGVKVTGCTVHFVTEEVDAGPIILQAAVPVFDDDTVESLSARILAEEHRLLPEAVRLLAEGRLRIEGRRVRIVEKA from the coding sequence GTGAGCCGGATTGGGGTCCTCGTCTCAGGCCGAGGCTCGAACCTGCAGGCCCTCCTCAATGCCCAAGCGGCCGGCCAGCTCGGCGGCGAGATCGTGGTTGTGATCAGCAACCATGCGGGAGTGCCGGCCTTAGAGCGGGCCGCGGCGGCGGGCGTCCCGACTGTTGTCCATGAGCGGGCGGCTTTTCCCTCCCGGAAAGCGCAGCATCTCGCCATCTGCGAGACCCTTCTCTCCTATGGGGTCGAGATCGTGGTCCTTGCCGGCTTCGACCGGATCCTGCATCCCGAGGTCGTGCGCCAGTTTGCCGGCCGGATCCTCAATGTCCATCCCTCGCTGTTGCCGGCATTTGCTGGAGGGCTCCATGCCCAGGCGGATGCGCTGGAGTATGGCGTTAAGGTCACTGGCTGCACGGTCCATTTCGTGACGGAGGAAGTCGACGCCGGGCCGATCATCCTGCAGGCCGCGGTGCCGGTGTTCGATGACGACACCGTCGAGAGCCTGAGCGCCCGCATTCTCGCGGAGGAGCATCGCTTGCTGCCAGAGGCGGTCCGCCTGCTGGCCGAGGGACGGCTTCGCATCGAGGGGCGGCGCGTCCGGATTGTCGAAAAGGCGTAG
- the purF gene encoding amidophosphoribosyltransferase: protein MQEACAVFGIYAPGEDVARLTFFALYALQHRGQESSGIAVIDRQGEVQRHVGMGLVNQVFEEEHLALLQGDLAIGHNRYSTTGSSRFVNAQPLVVSSPLGPLALAHNGNVVNAQPLREELMAQGVTFQSSTDSEVIAHLIAQAPGVTWPEKIRRAMARLSGAYSLTLLTREAVYAVRDPLGVRPLCLGQLGSGWVAASESCALDHIGATFLREVMPGEIVQLGASGICSFLGRLNERQATCIFEFIYFARPDSVIEDRLLYLAREAMGAELAAEHPVEADLVMAIPDSATAAGIGYARASGIPFREGLLKNRYVGRTFIQPDQRIRDAGVRLKFNPLPHVLEGKRVVVVDDSIVRGTTTPHVVALLRRAGATEVHLRVCAPPVKHPCFFGVDLATRDQLIAAHKSVEEIRQWIGADSLGYLSIAGLHRAVGLPAERFCTACFTGDYPIPVQLEMDKLALETRVNGRGVPIVAVRS from the coding sequence TTGCAGGAAGCATGCGCCGTCTTCGGGATTTACGCCCCTGGGGAGGATGTCGCGAGGCTCACCTTTTTTGCGCTATATGCGCTTCAGCATCGGGGGCAAGAGAGTTCCGGCATCGCCGTCATCGACCGCCAGGGCGAGGTGCAGCGGCATGTCGGGATGGGGCTCGTCAACCAAGTGTTTGAAGAGGAGCATCTTGCTCTGCTGCAGGGCGACCTCGCGATCGGCCACAATCGGTATTCGACCACCGGCTCAAGCCGCTTCGTCAACGCGCAGCCGCTCGTCGTCTCCTCACCGCTCGGACCGCTGGCCCTCGCTCACAACGGCAACGTGGTCAATGCGCAGCCGCTCCGCGAGGAGCTGATGGCGCAGGGGGTGACATTCCAAAGCTCGACGGATTCCGAGGTGATCGCTCACCTGATCGCGCAAGCGCCGGGCGTTACCTGGCCAGAGAAGATTCGCCGAGCGATGGCGCGTCTCTCGGGCGCCTACAGCCTGACGCTGCTGACCCGCGAGGCGGTGTATGCCGTGCGCGACCCGCTGGGCGTTCGGCCGCTGTGTCTTGGGCAGCTCGGCAGCGGGTGGGTTGCGGCTTCCGAAAGCTGCGCGCTCGACCATATCGGCGCTACCTTCCTGCGCGAAGTGATGCCCGGAGAGATTGTCCAGCTTGGCGCGTCAGGAATTTGCAGCTTCCTCGGGCGGCTGAACGAGCGCCAGGCGACGTGCATCTTCGAATTCATCTACTTCGCCCGGCCAGACAGCGTGATCGAAGACCGGCTGCTCTATCTCGCGCGCGAGGCGATGGGAGCGGAGCTCGCTGCCGAGCATCCGGTCGAGGCGGACCTCGTGATGGCGATCCCCGACTCGGCGACTGCGGCCGGGATCGGGTATGCGCGGGCATCAGGGATCCCGTTTCGCGAGGGGCTGCTGAAGAACCGCTACGTCGGCCGCACCTTCATCCAGCCGGACCAGCGCATTCGTGATGCTGGGGTCCGCTTGAAGTTCAACCCGCTGCCGCACGTCCTCGAGGGGAAGCGGGTCGTCGTTGTCGACGACAGCATCGTTCGCGGCACGACAACGCCGCATGTGGTGGCGCTGCTGCGTCGTGCCGGCGCGACCGAGGTGCACCTCCGCGTCTGCGCGCCGCCGGTCAAACATCCGTGCTTCTTCGGGGTTGACTTGGCGACGCGCGATCAGCTGATCGCCGCGCACAAGAGCGTTGAGGAGATTCGGCAGTGGATCGGCGCCGATTCGCTCGGCTATCTCAGCATCGCCGGGCTGCACCGGGCGGTCGGGCTGCCCGCGGAGCGGTTCTGCACCGCCTGCTTCACCGGCGACTATCCGATCCCGGTCCAGTTGGAGATGGATAAGCTGGCACTGGAGACCCGCGTGAACGGCCGCGGCGTGCCGATCGTCGCCGTCCGCTCGTGA
- a CDS encoding glycosyltransferase family 2 protein — translation MWDGKRISVIFPTYNEKDSIRAAIEEFFATGVVDEIVVVNNNAAPGTHEEVAKTAAREVFEPRQGYGAAIQRGLREATGDYLIIAEPDGTFDGRDVRKLLAYAEDFDVVFGTRTTSSLIGEGANMGLFLKWGNWAVAKLFEILFDTTHFSDVGCTMRLLTREALAKIQDGFTVDGSHFGLEMMLLVVTRGLRYIEIPVHYRARVGKSSVTGDPLKAVLLGLRMILFILTWRLRLARPPSGRLALLLPLALLILLAISSEGARWISSLRRNLHHS, via the coding sequence GTGTGGGACGGTAAGCGAATCAGCGTCATCTTTCCGACGTATAACGAGAAAGACTCCATCCGCGCCGCCATCGAGGAATTTTTCGCAACCGGCGTCGTTGATGAGATTGTCGTCGTCAACAACAACGCCGCTCCCGGCACGCACGAGGAAGTGGCCAAGACGGCGGCGCGCGAAGTGTTCGAACCGCGGCAAGGATACGGCGCCGCAATTCAGCGAGGCCTGCGCGAAGCGACAGGCGACTACCTGATCATCGCCGAACCGGACGGCACCTTCGACGGCCGCGACGTGCGCAAGCTGCTTGCCTACGCGGAAGACTTCGACGTCGTCTTCGGCACGCGCACGACCAGCTCGCTGATCGGCGAAGGCGCGAACATGGGGCTGTTTCTCAAGTGGGGAAACTGGGCCGTCGCCAAGCTGTTCGAAATCCTCTTCGACACCACCCACTTCTCTGACGTCGGCTGCACGATGCGCCTCCTCACCCGCGAGGCGCTCGCCAAGATCCAAGACGGCTTCACCGTCGACGGCTCGCATTTCGGGCTGGAGATGATGCTGCTCGTCGTCACGCGCGGCCTGCGCTATATCGAGATCCCGGTTCACTATCGCGCCCGTGTCGGCAAATCGTCCGTCACCGGCGACCCGCTCAAGGCGGTGCTGCTCGGCCTGCGGATGATCCTGTTTATTCTCACTTGGCGGCTGCGGCTTGCCCGCCCTCCGTCAGGACGGCTCGCTCTCCTCCTGCCGCTCGCGCTGCTGATCCTCCTTGCGATCTCGTCGGAAGGAGCGCGCTGGATCAGCAGTCTGAGGCGCAATTTGCATCACTCCTGA
- a CDS encoding amidohydrolase family protein: MTVSEDGRRFLLPAIDPVVNLWTAEDIAVFPDHLNEFWERIRLNEQFKRGVEIEQMIEMMDRANIEIAFLLAARGGEWEITYKRVYDVCERYPDRFRPIAGIDPNRGMAGVKELEIAVTEYGFIGAHLYPHWFGMPPDHALYFPYYAKCAELEVPIQIQVGHSAQRRMPTVARPMALDMVAIALPELKLFLIHTGWPYIGESISVAWKHEHVYIGTDAHAPRYWEPEFIQFINTRGRKKVIFGTDWPIIDFERARREILEIGIRDESMPWLMRENCRRLYDLWELPPTPGTEGE; encoded by the coding sequence ATGACGGTGTCCGAGGATGGGCGCCGTTTTCTTCTGCCGGCGATCGACCCCGTCGTCAACCTCTGGACCGCCGAGGACATCGCCGTTTTCCCCGACCACCTGAACGAATTTTGGGAGCGCATCCGTCTCAACGAGCAGTTCAAGCGCGGCGTTGAGATCGAGCAGATGATCGAGATGATGGACCGCGCCAATATCGAAATCGCCTTTCTCTTAGCAGCGCGGGGCGGCGAATGGGAGATCACCTACAAACGGGTGTATGACGTCTGCGAGCGCTACCCCGACCGCTTCCGTCCGATCGCCGGGATCGACCCGAACCGCGGGATGGCCGGCGTCAAGGAGCTCGAGATCGCCGTCACCGAGTATGGCTTCATCGGGGCCCATCTCTACCCCCATTGGTTCGGCATGCCTCCGGACCACGCCCTCTATTTCCCCTACTACGCCAAATGCGCCGAACTCGAAGTGCCGATTCAGATCCAAGTCGGGCATTCCGCGCAGCGGCGGATGCCCACCGTCGCCCGGCCGATGGCGCTTGACATGGTGGCGATCGCGCTGCCCGAACTGAAACTGTTCTTGATCCACACCGGCTGGCCCTATATCGGGGAGTCGATCTCGGTTGCGTGGAAACATGAACATGTCTATATCGGCACCGATGCCCATGCGCCCCGCTACTGGGAACCCGAGTTCATCCAGTTCATCAATACGCGCGGGCGCAAGAAGGTGATCTTCGGCACCGACTGGCCGATTATTGACTTCGAGCGCGCGCGGCGAGAGATCCTCGAGATCGGCATCCGGGATGAGAGCATGCCGTGGCTGATGCGCGAGAACTGCCGACGGCTCTACGATCTCTGGGAGCTTCCGCCGACCCCAGGCACCGAAGGGGAGTGA
- a CDS encoding AMP-binding protein translates to MTQLTKPWVSVPLNIADGLRVSAYRTPNKVAVFQGEKRLTFRELNERANRVGNAFRGLGLQQGDRIGIVLANIPEYIEICFGLARAGFVMVPISYRLIGSEIAYHLNDSGAVACIFADEYDGAIEAARTEAKDVRHWVRLGASPRAGTMNYEDLLASASTSDTYVPVDETTPFCIYYTSGTTGLPKGAVVSHRSRALTFFAMAAEFGCYSPDDIGLGTAPIYHGAGMAFSLATVYFGGTLSVMKQFRPEEMLHRIATEGVTNAFMVPTMFHAIFGLPKATRDKYDLSRFRVWMSNAAALPQATKELIVAEWPHTRLFELYGSTEGGIVTALRPEDQLRKIQCVGHPFPLTEVILLDDDGNEVGNNTVGELFSRSPYLFNGYLNRPEETAAAFRGEFFSAGDLAVRDDEGHIYIVDRKKDMVVSGGTNIYPREIEEVLFRHPKIADVAVIGVPDPYWGEALKAIVVLRPGEQATEEEIIAFTEGKLAGFKKPKSVAFVDELPRNAAQKVLKRQLREQFKN, encoded by the coding sequence ATGACCCAACTGACGAAACCGTGGGTTTCGGTGCCGCTCAATATCGCAGACGGCCTGCGCGTCAGTGCCTACCGAACGCCGAACAAAGTTGCTGTCTTCCAAGGCGAGAAGCGCCTCACCTTTCGCGAGCTGAACGAGCGCGCGAACCGGGTCGGCAATGCGTTCCGAGGTCTCGGCCTCCAGCAGGGCGATCGGATCGGGATTGTCCTTGCCAACATCCCGGAATACATCGAGATCTGCTTTGGGCTCGCCCGCGCCGGCTTTGTCATGGTGCCGATCAGCTATCGCCTGATTGGCTCAGAGATCGCCTATCACTTGAACGACTCGGGCGCAGTCGCGTGCATCTTCGCCGACGAATACGACGGCGCGATCGAAGCGGCGCGTACCGAGGCGAAGGATGTGCGCCACTGGGTCCGGCTGGGCGCGTCTCCTCGCGCCGGCACGATGAACTACGAGGACCTGCTCGCGAGCGCCTCTACGAGCGATACCTACGTTCCGGTCGACGAGACGACCCCCTTCTGCATCTACTACACCTCGGGCACGACCGGACTTCCGAAGGGCGCGGTTGTCTCTCACCGCTCGCGCGCGCTCACTTTCTTCGCCATGGCAGCGGAATTCGGCTGCTATTCCCCCGATGACATCGGGCTTGGCACCGCGCCGATCTATCACGGCGCAGGAATGGCGTTCTCCTTGGCAACGGTCTACTTCGGCGGCACCCTCTCGGTGATGAAGCAGTTCCGTCCAGAAGAAATGCTCCACCGGATCGCCACCGAAGGGGTCACCAACGCCTTTATGGTGCCGACGATGTTCCACGCCATCTTCGGCCTCCCGAAAGCGACCCGCGACAAATACGACCTCAGCCGCTTCCGCGTCTGGATGTCGAACGCCGCCGCGCTGCCCCAAGCGACAAAGGAACTGATCGTCGCCGAATGGCCGCACACGCGCCTTTTTGAGCTCTACGGCTCAACCGAGGGAGGCATCGTTACCGCCCTCCGACCGGAGGATCAGCTTCGGAAGATCCAATGCGTTGGGCATCCCTTTCCGCTCACCGAAGTCATCCTCCTCGACGACGACGGCAACGAGGTCGGGAACAACACCGTCGGCGAACTGTTCTCGCGGAGCCCGTATCTCTTCAACGGCTATCTCAATCGTCCTGAAGAGACGGCCGCTGCCTTCCGAGGCGAATTTTTCAGCGCCGGCGATCTCGCTGTCCGCGATGACGAAGGCCATATCTACATCGTCGACCGCAAAAAAGATATGGTCGTCTCCGGCGGCACCAACATCTATCCGCGCGAGATTGAAGAGGTGCTCTTCCGCCATCCGAAGATCGCCGATGTCGCCGTGATCGGGGTTCCCGACCCCTACTGGGGTGAAGCGCTGAAGGCAATTGTTGTGCTTCGTCCCGGCGAGCAGGCGACCGAAGAGGAGATCATCGCCTTCACCGAAGGAAAGCTGGCCGGCTTCAAGAAGCCGAAAAGCGTGGCGTTTGTCGACGAACTGCCGCGCAACGCTGCCCAGAAGGTGCTCAAGCGGCAGCTTCGCGAGCAGTTCAAGAACTGA